In Alkalihalobacillus sp. FSL W8-0930, a single window of DNA contains:
- a CDS encoding DUF86 domain-containing protein encodes MYFVDRTKIETTLQYMESLFPTLDSLKERNSIVEDLALERVCYLMIEAIIDVGNSMIDGFIMRDPGSYADIVDILVDERVVPHEQGESLKEILQARKEIIQTTGTINHSELYQLLQAQSGALKVFPENVRSYLENELGPVSAFLPKE; translated from the coding sequence ATGTATTTTGTAGACCGTACGAAGATTGAAACGACATTACAGTATATGGAATCGCTTTTTCCAACATTGGATTCGCTAAAGGAACGTAATTCAATTGTAGAGGATTTAGCTTTGGAGCGTGTTTGCTACCTCATGATTGAAGCAATTATCGATGTAGGAAATAGTATGATTGATGGATTTATCATGCGCGATCCAGGGAGTTACGCAGACATTGTTGATATTTTAGTGGACGAACGTGTTGTACCGCATGAGCAAGGAGAATCGCTAAAAGAAATTCTTCAAGCTAGAAAAGAGATCATTCAAACAACGGGGACCATTAACCACAGCGAACTTTATCAACTCCTCCAAGCACAAAGCGGAGCATTAAAAGTATTCCCAGAGAATGTCCGTAGCTATTTGGAAAACGAGCTAGGACCAGTATCTGCTTTTTTACCTAAAGAGTAG
- a CDS encoding DUF1805 domain-containing protein translates to MIEVQPITIEGIGFTAITVKLPKTNFMAVTGADGYIMCGALDVALLNEKLKDRGILAGRAVGVRTIEQLLEAPLESVTLAAEEKGVTKGTIGKDAMLLLHGMKPNK, encoded by the coding sequence ATGATCGAGGTTCAACCAATTACCATTGAGGGTATAGGATTTACAGCCATTACCGTTAAGTTACCTAAAACAAACTTTATGGCCGTAACCGGTGCAGATGGCTACATTATGTGTGGAGCATTAGATGTTGCCTTGTTAAATGAAAAGTTAAAGGATCGAGGAATTTTAGCAGGACGCGCAGTGGGTGTCCGGACGATCGAGCAATTACTTGAGGCACCACTTGAATCGGTTACCTTAGCAGCTGAAGAAAAGGGTGTAACAAAAGGAACGATCGGGAAAGATGCCATGCTTTTGCTACATGGAATGAAACCTAATAAGTAA
- a CDS encoding bifunctional UDP-sugar hydrolase/5'-nucleotidase has protein sequence MREQYLTLFHTNDIHSDFNQWPGIVRYVKEHRTKDSLFLDLGDHADRSNPITEATEGMANMALLNLAGVDYATIGNNEGVTFSKDQLDTLYEEASFPILLANLLNENGTQPSWSIPSSIKVMKNGLRIGLFGVTAPLSHFYEKLGWTVVDLTECIKKEIEKLRPKVDAVVLLSHLGLFKDEQIAEEIKGIDVIIGAHTHHVIEQGKRVGDTLIVQAGKHGHYLGEVTLTFNPNNLLTKSTAILHETKEMDADPDTILYLEKAQKQSEEILKQPLATLPEPLPVDWYKETTATRLLCDGLTEWCGESIGMINAGVLLSDLPQGQLTRGEIHRICPHPINPCVIQLSGSELWTTVERASSFKLMNLELKGFGFRGQVLGKMIYTGISVELDPSDAEKVVSITVLGKPIDLNATYNLATLDMYTFGFLYPELTDSNDKNYLMPEFLRDILAWKLNQQ, from the coding sequence ATGAGAGAACAGTATCTCACTCTTTTTCATACGAATGATATACACAGTGATTTTAATCAGTGGCCAGGGATTGTTCGTTATGTAAAGGAACATCGTACGAAGGATTCTTTATTTTTGGATTTAGGGGATCATGCAGATAGAAGTAATCCAATTACCGAGGCTACAGAGGGAATGGCCAATATGGCTCTACTTAATTTAGCTGGAGTTGATTATGCGACAATTGGAAACAACGAGGGCGTCACATTCTCTAAGGATCAATTAGACACACTATACGAAGAAGCGTCGTTTCCGATCCTGCTAGCAAATTTATTAAACGAGAATGGAACGCAGCCTTCATGGTCCATTCCTTCGTCTATTAAAGTTATGAAAAATGGATTGCGTATTGGCCTGTTTGGCGTCACAGCTCCGCTTTCGCACTTTTACGAGAAGCTTGGTTGGACCGTTGTTGATTTAACAGAGTGTATCAAAAAAGAAATCGAAAAGCTTCGTCCTAAAGTAGATGCCGTTGTTCTGCTTTCTCATCTTGGATTGTTTAAAGATGAACAAATTGCAGAGGAGATAAAAGGGATTGATGTGATCATTGGAGCTCATACTCATCATGTCATTGAACAGGGCAAACGAGTGGGTGACACACTTATTGTTCAAGCAGGAAAGCATGGTCATTATCTTGGAGAAGTGACATTAACCTTTAACCCAAATAACCTTTTAACCAAGTCTACGGCGATTCTGCACGAAACAAAGGAAATGGATGCAGATCCTGATACCATTCTCTACTTAGAGAAGGCTCAAAAGCAGTCTGAAGAGATTTTAAAACAGCCATTGGCAACGTTGCCTGAACCGCTCCCGGTTGACTGGTACAAAGAAACAACGGCTACAAGACTGTTATGTGATGGTCTGACCGAATGGTGTGGAGAATCGATCGGGATGATAAATGCCGGAGTGTTACTGAGTGATTTACCTCAAGGACAGTTAACTCGTGGTGAAATCCATCGTATCTGTCCACACCCAATCAACCCGTGTGTTATTCAGCTTTCAGGAAGTGAGCTATGGACAACGGTTGAACGAGCCTCTAGCTTTAAATTAATGAATCTAGAGTTAAAAGGATTTGGATTTCGTGGTCAGGTACTAGGAAAAATGATCTATACCGGAATATCAGTTGAGCTAGATCCATCAGACGCAGAAAAGGTAGTCAGCATTACAGTGCTAGGTAAACCAATTGATCTTAACGCAACGTACAATCTAGCCACACTTGATATGTATACGTTTGGTTTTTTGTATCCTGAATTAACTGATTCAAATGACAAAAATTATCTTATGCCTGAATTCTTAAGAGATATCCTTGCCTGGAAATTAAATCAACAATAA
- a CDS encoding methionine/alanine import family NSS transporter small subunit, which produces MSTSAIVMLILSTTIIWGGLVFSIVNAKKATKRKEAQSK; this is translated from the coding sequence ATGAGTACGAGTGCAATTGTCATGCTTATACTAAGTACTACCATTATCTGGGGTGGTTTGGTGTTCAGTATCGTGAATGCTAAAAAAGCAACGAAGCGAAAAGAAGCTCAATCTAAATAA
- a CDS encoding sodium-dependent transporter: MAEREQWGSRAGFVLAAIGSAVGLGNIWRFPYVAYENGGGAFLIPYLFALLTAGIPILIMEFTMGQRFRGSSPLTYARINRKAEWMGWWQIAIAFVISTYYSVIIAWAVSYTYFSFSLSWGDNPEGFLFNEYLKVGEASGYLGSLVPGVLIPLIIVWAATLAILFKGVKKGIELANRILIPTLILMFLCIVIRALTLEGAALGLDAFFRPDWEGLKDPAVWVAAYGHIFFSLSVAFAIMITYSSYLPKKADINNNAFITAFSNSGFEILAGIGVFAVLGFMAVSNGVGIEDVAAGGVGLAFVVFPEIINTFPGFNEFFGFLFFGCLVLAGITSLISIVETYVAGIQDKFNVTRTKAVIVGGGLSALISLVFATQNGVNILDAVDYFINNFGIAVSGLVTVVAMGWVFRKLPEIKDHTNRVSDFKIGGWWTFCLMVVTPIILGIMFVQNLVTNLTSNYGDLDTGFLLTFGWSVAVLAIVFGFVISALKWQTGKNQLSVKEIQEGKDDE; this comes from the coding sequence ATGGCAGAAAGAGAACAATGGGGGTCCAGAGCTGGATTCGTATTAGCTGCAATTGGATCTGCAGTAGGGTTAGGAAATATTTGGAGGTTTCCGTATGTTGCATATGAGAATGGAGGAGGGGCTTTCTTAATTCCTTATCTCTTTGCATTGTTAACTGCGGGTATTCCAATTTTAATTATGGAATTCACAATGGGTCAACGGTTCCGTGGATCATCTCCATTAACATATGCGCGTATTAATAGAAAGGCTGAATGGATGGGCTGGTGGCAGATCGCTATTGCATTTGTTATCTCTACTTATTATTCCGTCATCATTGCCTGGGCCGTTTCTTATACGTATTTTTCATTCAGCTTAAGCTGGGGGGACAACCCGGAAGGATTTTTATTTAATGAGTATTTAAAGGTAGGAGAAGCTTCAGGGTATTTAGGGTCGCTTGTTCCTGGCGTTTTAATTCCGTTAATTATCGTTTGGGCTGCTACACTAGCCATCTTGTTTAAAGGTGTTAAAAAAGGAATTGAACTTGCAAACCGCATCTTGATTCCAACATTAATCCTAATGTTCTTATGTATTGTTATTCGAGCATTAACGCTTGAAGGGGCTGCATTAGGATTAGACGCATTCTTTAGACCAGATTGGGAAGGATTAAAAGACCCAGCTGTCTGGGTAGCGGCTTATGGCCACATCTTCTTTAGTTTATCTGTTGCGTTTGCAATCATGATTACCTACTCAAGCTACTTACCGAAGAAAGCAGATATTAACAATAATGCATTTATTACAGCTTTCAGTAATTCCGGTTTTGAAATTCTAGCAGGTATTGGAGTATTTGCAGTACTTGGTTTCATGGCCGTATCAAATGGAGTTGGAATCGAGGATGTAGCAGCAGGTGGGGTTGGACTTGCCTTTGTTGTGTTCCCGGAAATTATTAATACATTCCCAGGGTTTAATGAATTCTTTGGTTTCTTATTCTTTGGATGCTTAGTGCTGGCGGGAATTACATCACTTATCTCAATTGTAGAAACGTATGTGGCAGGAATTCAAGATAAATTCAATGTCACACGTACAAAAGCCGTAATTGTTGGTGGTGGATTATCTGCACTCATCTCATTAGTATTTGCTACTCAAAATGGTGTGAATATTCTTGATGCGGTTGACTACTTTATCAACAACTTTGGTATTGCCGTTTCAGGTCTAGTTACAGTAGTTGCCATGGGGTGGGTATTCCGCAAGCTACCTGAAATTAAAGATCATACAAACCGTGTATCTGACTTTAAAATTGGCGGCTGGTGGACTTTCTGCTTGATGGTTGTCACACCAATCATTCTGGGTATTATGTTCGTTCAGAATTTGGTAACGAATCTTACAAGTAATTATGGAGACCTCGATACAGGCTTCTTACTAACATTTGGCTGGAGTGTTGCGGTACTTGCGATCGTATTTGGATTTGTCATCTCAGCATTAAAATGGCAAACAGGAAAAAACCAGTTGTCTGTAAAAGAGATTCAAGAAGGGAAGGATGACGAATGA
- a CDS encoding dihydrofolate reductase: MISFIFAMDEERAIGKNNDLPWHLPADFQFFKDTTKHHTIVMGRKTFDSLDKKPLPHRRNIIVTRNKDYVADGGEVVHTIDEAKALFNPDEETFVIGGTELFKLFMDDADRMYITRIEGVFNGDTFFPEVPEEEWTLVSSREGVVDEKNKYKHKYEVYERV; this comes from the coding sequence ATGATATCTTTTATTTTTGCAATGGACGAAGAACGAGCAATCGGAAAAAATAATGACCTACCATGGCATTTACCGGCTGATTTTCAATTTTTTAAAGATACGACAAAACATCACACGATCGTGATGGGGCGTAAAACCTTTGATTCTCTAGATAAGAAACCTCTACCTCATCGTCGGAATATCATTGTAACTCGCAATAAAGACTACGTTGCGGACGGCGGTGAAGTGGTACATACAATTGATGAGGCAAAGGCGTTGTTTAACCCTGACGAAGAAACGTTTGTCATTGGAGGGACCGAGCTTTTTAAACTCTTTATGGACGATGCAGATCGCATGTATATCACTCGAATTGAAGGTGTATTCAACGGTGACACCTTTTTCCCTGAAGTACCAGAGGAAGAGTGGACGCTTGTTTCAAGTCGCGAAGGAGTAGTAGACGAAAAGAATAAGTATAAACATAAGTACGAGGTGTACGAACGAGTCTAA
- a CDS encoding Na+/H+ antiporter NhaC family protein, translating to MDVFSIIPPLLALILVILTRKVLLSLGVSIILGALMLYDFSVPRAATEIVHILSSLFFSYEVAEPVTMGGIANGIVENGFAINDWEFFILLFLILLGMVASFISFSGGSTAFGEWAVKRIKTRKGAQLLPIVLGFIIFIDDYFNSLTVGNVSRPVTDRHRISRAKLAYYVDSTAAPICVIAPLSSWGAYIITIIAGVLEKNEVTDYSAFQAFLSMIPMNLYAMTALAMVFVVALYKFDIGLMKKHEDLAIREGVLYDLSKGEPEGSAETGAGEQQGKISYLILPIITLVVVTVGFMITTGMSGARDEGVAVNMMSIFEFTDISRSLLYGAIIGFLTALICTLLTKPAAKDVVVVAKAGVKSMLPAVCILLLAWTISSIIGDLGTGAYLASLVSNGIPPFLLPLMLFIIAGISAVSTGTSWGTFAILLPIAGDMGATVDSSLLLPMLAAVMAGSIFGDHVSPISDTTILSAAGSGSHHIDHVMTQLPYAMIAAGVAAIGFFLLPLLGTIITLVVTILVLILVSVVIKKVQAKK from the coding sequence ATGGATGTATTCTCGATTATACCCCCACTTCTTGCACTTATACTCGTCATTCTTACGAGAAAGGTTCTTTTATCTCTTGGTGTGAGCATTATTCTTGGAGCGCTCATGCTTTATGATTTCTCAGTACCTCGCGCAGCGACGGAGATTGTGCACATTCTTAGTTCATTATTTTTTAGTTACGAGGTCGCAGAACCCGTGACAATGGGAGGAATTGCAAACGGAATAGTAGAAAATGGTTTTGCAATAAATGACTGGGAATTTTTTATCTTACTCTTTCTTATTTTGCTTGGAATGGTTGCTTCCTTTATCTCCTTCTCAGGAGGAAGCACAGCTTTTGGAGAGTGGGCTGTTAAACGAATTAAGACACGTAAGGGAGCTCAGCTTCTTCCAATCGTTTTAGGCTTTATCATTTTTATTGATGATTACTTTAATAGTTTAACCGTTGGTAATGTCAGTCGCCCGGTTACGGACCGCCACCGCATTTCACGCGCGAAGCTTGCCTACTATGTCGATTCAACAGCAGCGCCGATCTGTGTCATTGCCCCTTTATCTAGCTGGGGTGCATATATTATCACCATCATTGCTGGAGTGCTTGAGAAAAACGAAGTAACAGATTATAGTGCGTTTCAAGCATTTCTTTCTATGATTCCAATGAATTTGTATGCAATGACGGCTTTAGCCATGGTTTTTGTCGTTGCCTTGTACAAGTTTGACATTGGTCTTATGAAAAAGCATGAAGATTTAGCTATACGTGAAGGTGTGCTCTATGATTTATCTAAAGGAGAGCCAGAGGGATCTGCAGAAACGGGAGCTGGTGAGCAGCAAGGGAAGATTAGCTACTTAATTCTCCCGATCATCACTCTTGTTGTCGTAACAGTTGGGTTCATGATTACAACCGGTATGTCAGGCGCTAGAGATGAAGGTGTTGCAGTGAACATGATGAGTATTTTTGAGTTCACAGACATTTCTCGTTCTTTATTGTATGGTGCTATTATTGGATTCCTTACTGCACTGATTTGTACATTGCTTACTAAACCAGCTGCAAAAGATGTGGTTGTTGTGGCCAAAGCGGGAGTTAAGTCAATGCTTCCTGCTGTATGTATCCTGCTTTTAGCTTGGACGATTAGTTCAATCATTGGTGATCTTGGAACAGGGGCTTACCTTGCATCGCTTGTAAGTAACGGAATTCCACCATTTCTGCTTCCACTAATGTTGTTTATCATTGCTGGTATCTCTGCTGTGTCAACAGGTACATCATGGGGTACATTCGCTATTCTCCTGCCGATCGCTGGAGATATGGGAGCAACTGTAGACAGTTCATTGCTTCTACCAATGCTAGCAGCAGTTATGGCTGGTTCCATCTTTGGGGATCATGTATCACCAATTTCAGACACGACTATCTTATCTGCGGCAGGTTCTGGTAGTCATCACATTGACCATGTCATGACTCAGCTTCCTTATGCGATGATCGCCGCTGGTGTTGCTGCGATTGGGTTCTTCCTCTTGCCATTACTTGGAACGATTATTACTTTAGTTGTGACGATTCTCGTTCTAATATTAGTTTCGGTAGTGATTAAAAAGGTTCAAGCGAAAAAGTAA
- a CDS encoding M23 family metallopeptidase, with amino-acid sequence MSPKRFFLVILLFIICVQALLPHSGLAAEQSDTTYEDRMNLYKKTETLTNVPWYYLAAVDTYERGLRKALRDRDEEKGLISIFYSPSQWAGATNPDLDDSNPLSISIFGGVGMDGDGDGIADRFNDADLLFTFAHFLEKYGFKEEDMRIALWEYYKREQSVNIVQSHAKTYKAFGTLDLHEHSFVMPLHANYSYRSTWGAKRGWGGRRIHEGTDLFAGYGVPIQSTSYGTVELIGWNNYGGWRVGIRDLDNIYHYYAHLSGFEKGIKKGDVVKPGQVVGYCGSSGYGKPGTQGKFPPHLHYGMYRDNGVTEWSFDPYPLLKSWERQAYKNKKKNL; translated from the coding sequence GTGTCTCCAAAACGATTTTTTTTAGTTATTCTTCTGTTTATTATCTGTGTACAAGCGCTGCTTCCTCATTCAGGACTGGCTGCCGAACAATCCGATACAACATATGAAGATCGGATGAACTTGTATAAAAAAACAGAAACCTTAACAAATGTCCCTTGGTACTATCTTGCAGCTGTTGATACGTATGAAAGAGGGTTACGTAAAGCTTTAAGAGATCGGGACGAAGAAAAAGGATTAATTTCTATCTTTTATTCACCTTCTCAATGGGCAGGTGCAACGAATCCTGACTTAGATGATTCGAATCCACTTTCTATCAGCATCTTTGGTGGTGTGGGCATGGACGGGGATGGGGACGGAATCGCAGATCGATTTAACGATGCAGACCTCCTCTTTACGTTTGCTCATTTTCTAGAGAAGTACGGCTTTAAAGAAGAAGATATGCGTATTGCTTTATGGGAGTATTACAAACGAGAACAATCCGTTAATATTGTCCAATCTCATGCGAAAACGTATAAAGCATTCGGTACACTTGATCTACATGAACACAGCTTTGTTATGCCACTCCACGCGAACTACAGCTACCGCAGTACATGGGGCGCCAAACGTGGATGGGGCGGACGCAGAATACATGAAGGAACAGATCTATTTGCCGGATACGGGGTGCCTATTCAATCAACCTCATACGGTACCGTTGAATTAATTGGCTGGAATAACTATGGTGGATGGCGTGTAGGGATTCGAGACCTAGATAACATCTATCACTATTATGCTCATCTCAGCGGATTTGAAAAGGGCATCAAAAAAGGTGATGTGGTCAAACCTGGTCAGGTCGTAGGTTACTGTGGCAGCTCTGGCTACGGAAAACCAGGGACACAAGGAAAATTTCCTCCTCATCTCCATTACGGAATGTATCGCGATAACGGGGTAACAGAGTGGTCGTTTGATCCTTATCCTTTGCTTAAAAGCTGGGAAAGACAGGCTTATAAGAATAAAAAGAAAAACCTCTAG
- a CDS encoding metalloregulator ArsR/SmtB family transcription factor, translated as MRDQSTSTRSVVLTLLKRKHEMTTAELSEMLKITEMAVRRHLRGLEDEGLITSRLVRQTMGRPVHKYYLTEKGNENFPRNYSQLSLGFLDDLQDLYGKEAVNQLFEKRHNRLHDSYEASVTGTLKERIRALADIQNEQGYMVQWSENKDGSYEFIEYNCPIAHVAKAYPIACTCEKKLFKELLHTESVERTACMAENGDAHCVYKINKQSALK; from the coding sequence ATGAGAGACCAATCAACGTCAACTCGTTCAGTTGTGTTAACCCTATTAAAGCGTAAGCACGAGATGACAACAGCTGAACTGTCTGAAATGCTTAAGATTACGGAGATGGCGGTTAGACGTCATTTGCGAGGGTTAGAAGACGAAGGATTAATTACCTCCCGATTGGTTCGTCAAACCATGGGACGGCCCGTTCATAAATACTATTTAACCGAAAAGGGAAACGAGAATTTCCCACGAAATTATAGCCAGCTATCACTTGGTTTCCTTGATGATCTACAGGATTTATATGGCAAAGAAGCTGTCAATCAATTATTTGAGAAGCGGCACAATCGCCTACATGATTCGTATGAAGCGAGTGTGACTGGAACATTAAAAGAACGCATTCGGGCACTAGCTGACATTCAGAATGAACAAGGATATATGGTTCAGTGGTCAGAGAACAAGGATGGTTCGTACGAATTTATTGAATACAATTGTCCAATTGCACATGTGGCCAAGGCTTATCCTATCGCCTGTACATGTGAGAAAAAGTTATTTAAGGAATTACTTCATACAGAAAGCGTAGAACGTACAGCATGTATGGCCGAAAATGGAGATGCGCACTGTGTGTATAAAATCAATAAGCAATCAGCATTAAAGTAA
- the yunB gene encoding sporulation protein YunB gives MFNRRPIRRQTRQKGPLPFRYVLLLSILIFGAMTYQGIWLIDQKIRPVIVQIAEMELKNIATHSLEGALNQKLGQTINMDELLIIDKDDSGYVTMLSFDAGEYNRILGETLTEVHHQLDELKTGPEGEVIGNDRVILYEIPLGRALNNSLLAELGPSIPVRLQTISHVKVNMSDKVEPVNINSTRISLNIDVDIEVEVVIPFAVTTEAISVTLPVGFSVINGPVPNYYMQGGGGAIMPAPVVTPEEIEETEESVD, from the coding sequence ATGTTCAATCGACGACCCATACGACGACAAACCAGGCAAAAAGGGCCGCTGCCTTTTCGATATGTACTTCTACTATCCATTCTAATCTTTGGTGCCATGACCTATCAGGGAATCTGGTTAATTGATCAAAAAATTCGGCCAGTCATCGTTCAAATTGCCGAAATGGAGTTGAAAAATATCGCAACTCATTCACTTGAAGGTGCACTAAACCAGAAGTTAGGGCAAACCATTAACATGGATGAGCTCTTAATTATAGATAAAGATGATAGTGGCTATGTAACAATGCTTAGCTTTGATGCCGGGGAGTATAATCGCATTTTAGGAGAAACCTTAACTGAGGTGCATCATCAGCTTGACGAGTTAAAAACAGGACCAGAAGGAGAAGTTATTGGTAACGATCGCGTCATTCTGTATGAGATTCCACTTGGTCGAGCCTTAAATAACTCGTTGCTTGCAGAGCTTGGTCCATCGATTCCTGTTAGGCTTCAGACGATTAGTCACGTAAAGGTTAATATGAGTGATAAAGTAGAGCCAGTGAATATTAATAGTACACGCATCTCCTTAAATATTGATGTCGATATCGAAGTGGAAGTGGTTATTCCGTTTGCAGTAACAACAGAAGCAATAAGCGTTACGTTACCTGTAGGATTTTCAGTCATTAATGGACCGGTTCCTAATTACTATATGCAAGGCGGGGGAGGCGCAATCATGCCAGCTCCTGTTGTGACTCCAGAAGAGATTGAAGAAACGGAAGAATCAGTAGATTAG
- the lipA gene encoding lipoyl synthase, which produces MAKKEEHVRKPEWLKIKLNTNESYTNLKKMMREKKLHTVCEEARCPNIHECWAVRKTATFMILGDICTRACRFCAVKTGLPTELDLQEPERVADSVSDMGLKHVVITAVARDDLKDGGAEVFAETVRAIRRKNPFCTIEVLPSDMLGNENSLKTLMDARPNIMNHNIETVRRLSPRVRARATYERTLEFLRRAKEMHEDIPTKSSLMIGLGETKEEIIETMDDLRANNVNIMTIGQYLQPTKKHLKVQKYYHPDEFAELREIAMSKGFSHCEAGPLVRSSYHADEQVNQAQVNEEARKVQDGSIVNS; this is translated from the coding sequence GTGGCAAAGAAAGAAGAGCATGTCCGTAAACCAGAATGGCTTAAAATTAAGCTTAATACCAATGAATCCTATACAAATTTAAAGAAGATGATGAGAGAAAAGAAACTACATACGGTATGTGAGGAAGCAAGATGTCCCAATATTCATGAATGTTGGGCTGTTCGAAAAACGGCTACATTTATGATCCTGGGTGACATCTGTACACGTGCCTGTCGGTTTTGTGCAGTGAAGACAGGCTTACCTACCGAACTTGATCTACAAGAGCCAGAGCGTGTAGCAGACTCGGTTAGTGATATGGGTCTTAAACATGTGGTGATCACTGCAGTTGCTAGAGATGATCTAAAGGACGGAGGAGCCGAGGTTTTTGCTGAAACGGTACGAGCAATTCGTCGCAAAAATCCGTTCTGTACGATAGAGGTGCTTCCTTCAGATATGCTTGGAAATGAAAACAGTCTGAAGACACTTATGGATGCCAGACCTAATATTATGAACCACAATATTGAGACGGTTCGCCGCTTATCTCCAAGAGTTCGAGCGCGTGCGACTTATGAACGTACGCTTGAGTTCCTTCGTCGTGCCAAGGAAATGCACGAGGATATTCCAACAAAATCAAGCTTAATGATTGGTCTTGGTGAAACTAAAGAAGAGATCATTGAAACGATGGATGATCTTAGAGCAAACAACGTAAACATTATGACGATTGGCCAATATCTACAACCTACTAAAAAGCATTTAAAAGTACAAAAATATTATCACCCAGATGAATTTGCAGAGCTTCGTGAAATTGCAATGAGTAAAGGGTTCAGTCATTGTGAAGCGGGACCACTCGTTCGTTCGTCATACCATGCTGATGAACAGGTGAATCAGGCACAAGTAAATGAAGAAGCCAGAAAAGTTCAAGATGGATCAATCGTGAATTCATAA
- a CDS encoding TIGR01457 family HAD-type hydrolase, protein MSYKGYLIDLDGTMYRGGEVIPEAIDFVKELKRRELPYLFVTNNSTKTPEMAAAHLHSLAIPATPKHLYTSAMATASYIREQKQEARVYVIGEAGLREACHHEGLVEADKNVDFVVVGLDREVTYQKIKQASLLIQQGATFIATNQDHALPTEEGLVPGNGSIVAAIATASGTKPMFVGKPETLIITQALRLLGTSANETVMVGDNYRTDIMAGMNAGMDTMLVLSGVTTEADLPHLPVKPTITLQALSQWTFE, encoded by the coding sequence ATGTCATACAAAGGGTATTTAATTGATTTGGATGGGACGATGTATCGTGGAGGAGAAGTGATTCCAGAAGCCATCGATTTTGTAAAAGAGCTGAAACGAAGAGAGCTTCCGTATTTATTTGTGACGAATAATTCAACAAAAACTCCGGAAATGGCAGCTGCACACCTGCATTCACTAGCCATTCCCGCAACACCCAAACATCTGTACACATCGGCTATGGCCACGGCTTCTTACATTCGGGAGCAGAAACAAGAGGCTCGTGTGTACGTAATTGGGGAAGCGGGGCTCCGAGAGGCATGCCATCATGAGGGTCTTGTTGAAGCAGATAAGAACGTTGATTTTGTCGTCGTTGGGTTAGATCGTGAAGTAACCTATCAAAAAATTAAACAAGCGTCTCTACTCATCCAGCAAGGAGCTACATTTATTGCAACAAACCAAGATCATGCATTACCAACGGAGGAAGGGCTAGTTCCGGGTAATGGTTCGATTGTAGCAGCAATTGCAACAGCATCAGGAACGAAGCCGATGTTTGTTGGGAAGCCAGAAACGCTCATCATCACACAAGCTCTTCGATTGTTAGGGACATCTGCAAATGAAACAGTGATGGTTGGTGATAACTACCGTACAGACATTATGGCTGGAATGAACGCGGGCATGGATACAATGCTTGTTCTCTCGGGTGTCACAACGGAAGCTGATCTGCCTCATTTGCCAGT